ttactcccccgtattattttaaattaaagtaatttacctcctttgtttaaaaacataaattgttGCATCTTAAAATATACAGaagagtaaattgctatattttaaaaaatataaacaagataaatattattttttaaataaaaaaataattttcttatttataatatcacaataaatatattgtatattttccCATATAAACCGGTTGTTTGTGGGTCCAAAatttttgaagtatttggatGGTAACAGGGTGTAAAGAAGGAAAAGTAAAGACGAGAAGAAATTCGTTGCTGCAACACAAGTTTGTGTTCTGTCAGCACTTTGGATTccttattaaaatataggacaaattgttcaaaatattgaattattaacAATAGCAAAAAGCtcctttatataaataatgatcttcagttaatataaaatcttACTTAAATTTAGAGTtgatatcttatttttaaaaatcgaCACACTAAATTCAGTTTccgtatataatttatatacaaaaattataaaatatatttgaaggaTATATGtacaacatatacatatacatatgtacGGGTAGCCCCAGCCGCTACCTTCCCTTCCTTTTCTAGCAATTTTTACTACGATATGTTTTCTAAATATCAAACTTAAAGTAAatcatttttatgaatatgtaaatatgcacataattCAATACtgttgaatttatatatacacacacatgtaaTCTCATCATcacaacaattatttttataatatcatccacaaaattatacatatatctatcgaatatcacaaaataaaactgATAAAATTAGTTCACATATCATAAATCCAAAATGAgactatttttattgatgatgaAGAGAAAATCACATACTAATCCGACATGATTAAAGTACAAAATTTGAACCTAACTCTTGATGAGTAAATAGAAAACATGGACCTTTTACTTCAAAGTATCCCAAAGGCTCACGTGCCCCCTTAACAGCTAattttctctgtttttctcaaattttgcattttatttcTGCTTACATTCTTCATAACCTTttacttttctcttttctcaatttctgcattctattttctttatccaaatttctcaaataactTCTCatgctttttatttattcatttaaaatatatacatttttttttttcaaaaaatatctttcttTAACCTTTAAAAAACTTATGCAAACACATTTGAATGAGCCACACCCTATAGTGTCAATGACTTAGACAAGTACATTAACCAACTTACAAACCATTCTTTTCTTCACTTTACTGCTTtactaataacaaaaaatcataatcccttcttttatttttagttttgattattttaatattttaaataaacatcAAATACCCGATTAACCTGAATATCTTTCTCTACCCGATAATCCAATTTACAGGGATACGACTAGGCCTCTCTCGAGTAGTAGCCCCAAAACGTCTCTTAAcagttttgtaaattttaatgttgAGCTATGTTAGTGTTTGCCTCAACACATTTAAATATGGGACAACCCACTTTCCAAAGATGAGAGCCTTCAGTTCCCAACGGGATTAATGatcaaatatatcaacattTATTATCTATCATCTCTGAGTAGAACCTGACTGGAAAAAACGTTAACTCAACCTATAAATCTTCTATCTCCTCAAGGGAAGAAAATTGTGCATCAATTCGGGAAAAAGCTTCTTGATCAATGGTGGCCGGGCTAACCCACTTCGGTGGGAAAAGAGAGGATTCTTGATCGGTAGAAGCATCGTGTTTTGCATTTATTTCCCTGGATATTAGAAACTCACCAGGTTCCGTCTGGCTCAGCTTAGCATCCCATCTAAAGATTTCAGACGCCATCTCCCAACATCCTTTCAGGTCTTCTTCATTTCGTGCTTTGTTCAATTTATCACTTACATCTCGTATAGCCATTGCACGATCACCAGGCAAAGACTTAGTCTTCTTAGCAGGTCTTGCCTGTCCTTCTCCATCGCTAAGGTCACCAGTACCATCAATCAACTCTGGCTTTCCTAGCTTCCTCAATCCTTGATCTACAATGTATTGAATCCTCTTTCTGAAGTTATCAGTTCTTACTGAACTTGATCTGAGCTTCAACTTCAGTCCATGAATGATCCTTTCAGTATCTTCTCCATCAGATCTTGAGTTCACCCCAAAAGACGGCCCCTCTTGAATCTGGTCATCAGGTGCTGAATTCATCAGAAAAACCTCTTCCAACAGAGCAACATTTTGCATGTATCTGTCAAAAGCTTCACTTTCTGCTTCAACATTTCCATCTTTGAATCCTTTCAACTTCAAGAATCTCCATTCATTTATAACTTGTGCATCCTGACAAAGTAGACAAACAGGACGCACTTCTTTAAGCCATAAATGGATGAATAAAAGGTAgtatatttgatatatctTCACCTTTTTGGTCAATGGCTTCCTAGATCGAAGTGGTGTCTGTAAATTACTGAACTGTGCAAAGTTGTTGGAAAGTTGGCGAAGTCTATGAGAGTTCCTGTAAAATAAGTTATCAGAAAATGCAACACTTGACAACAAAGAAGTGACTTTCTTGGTGTTCTTGATTTTGCATTGCAGTTCGGGATGAAAAACCAGGTTGAACGAtcctaaaaggaaaaatgagaatatttgATAGCAGAGACTCGAGGAAAGCcagcaattaaaaaatttatgccAGTTTAATGCATGAGTAGTTGTAAGGGAACAAGCTCCTAAGTGACAAAATAAGCCAACCGTTACGAGGGCAATGTAACATACAACAATCATAGAATGTCTATTATATTTCTACCATTAGGTATATAAATGCAATGCAGATAGACAGTGTGGCTACCATCACTATGTGCAATAATGGAGCACCATATCAGAAACTTAATGTTGTGGCGTCTTTGTTGGTGCCATGGAATGTGAGCCATAAAAACACACTTGGAGTGTACTGAAATGCAAATCTGAAACATAGGAAGTGATCTTATACCAAGATTTAGACCTGGGACAACTGGTTTTGCAACTTACCCTGAATGAGATACATCAGTTGCCTGTTGGTCGAATAAAGGAGAGCTGGAAGAGGGTGGCTTGTCCGGGAAGGATGAGTTGCCTTTTAAAACTgcattaacaataattataagatgTGAGCTGGACTTAGCAAGTCTCAACCTTATCGTTCTCAGGGAAAAAGAACCACATATACATTGCTTTTATCAAGTGCTAATGTGGGgaaattaaagttaaaaaaaaaacgaaactTAAGAGAAGTTCATTTTACAAATGCAGTTCTAGTATAGGCTTCAGAAGAACTGTATTAAGTATGTATGTCAAGCCTATATGTGGGAAGTTCCAAAAGCCAATAAAGGTGGCAACCCTGACATAAGGCTGTTTGTGATTAGATTCAACAACCACCTATGGTTCCATCTAGCCTCCATTAGTTTAGTCAATGACATGGGCAATAATATCACCTCTCAAAGAGAGGAATATATCAATGAACACTGCTATATCCTGAAATATTTCACCCCTCGTAACACAATTTACATATTACAGCAAGTTACATGCAACCTTAACAAGTGACTGAAACCCTACAAACTAATTATCCTCTTCgcattaattaatcaagaataTGCATACGGAACAAAAGTTGTTAGTCTAACCTACTGAGCGGATATACCTAGATCTTTTAGTAGGTTTCTTTTTAAATCATGAAATCAAATAGAAATACTAATTCACAATATCTTATACCATCTTAGTTTACCTTTTCTCTTTGGTGCACTCATCTAACATCCTACATTCTTTCATATCTTGTGgtcatcaaaataaaaatccctACCAGCATTTTGATGCAAATAATGGCAGAAGCTTCTCTGCCCCctttgaaaaagaataaatgtaGCTTTCTAAATGGTATGAGCAGCACTCGACTCCCAAGACACACTAGTTGAATACAGCTAAGTAAAGATTAGCACATTACGAAGACAACAAACACTAACTTGAAATTCTAGAGACCAAATATTACTAATTTCTACATGATCAAAGGGCCACAAAGTCAACCCTAACAAAGAATCCTATTCATAAGCACTCCCAAGAGATACCATGTATATGACAAGGATTTTGAGCTTTTGCACAGCAATTCTTGCATGACTGGTACGGGCAcctgaatatttaaaaacatcaACAGATTAAAACACGGATAAATATGAGCACTAAAGGTAATTTGTGCGGCATTAGGATACGAAGTAGGATGAATGACATGGGTCAAGGAATGTATAATAGTTGAATTAAAGTCATATGCAGCATCAGAGAAAAACTGGATGACCATGCATGTGcactatcaaaatattttgaggatTACTAATAACCAGATAAATACTCTATTCTTACATATAAACAGTCTACACCAGATCTAACCCAGTACATGTGTTTCAAAGTAAGACAAGGATTCTCCTCAGTTGGGATCCAGAGAAACATGTCTGATATTGGCTCAAGATAACCTTGCAAGTTTCCAAATCGGGTGAACCACAAGCATCTGTTCTCATGAACATATTAAAATCGTGGTGTCTGCATCTCACATAGCTTGGGAACAGCAGATGAGGACAGACCAACACAAGGTGCTATGTTGCTTGATTTAAGGGTAGTCATAATTGCTATTATGAGCTTCCTACTATACCATATGTCTATTGTTTATTTACAGTTATCAAGAAGGGCTAGTATTTTGACTATTCATTTTACATCAAACACACATCAATGAATGCATCACAACAACCAAAACCATGGATCAGAAAATAGTAATGTCTAAAATCAAATGTGTTGTTCCATTCTACAGCTTCCGTAAAATGCAATGTTGAAATGGTATTAGGTTTTCTCCCTTCAATTTCACAAACTCCACGTTACAGCAAGAAACTTAAAAAACAAACCTGACCAATTCCAACCACAGAATAGAAGGAAATAAAAGTTCCATTTCTAAATAGAAGTAATTATCACTAGAAATCAAGTTTGCAGCGGCCTTTTACGATATTCGTCCATCCAAGacaaaattattcacttaaaTCTAGATAAACCTGGACTTCACAACTAAGAGACAGTTAATTTTCCTCAGTTTTGGAATAATGACAGtacattttttcatttgtgcAATAGCAGCCAAGTAATCAACTCTTGGCTGTCACTCAAAGTTTAGTGCAGAAGAAGGAAATAACCAAAGTAGCTTTTTATAAAGTTGGAAAAACAGTAAAAGAAAACGTGGCTTATGGTAGCACATTACATCATCTTATAGATCGTGATACAGCTCTATAGTTAACCTAATTTGCTTCTTCTGAAGAAGTTTAAGCAACAGTTAAAAAGAAGTAATGGTAAACACTTGGATGTCTTTGGACAGAATCAAACCAAGCAAACAGTTGATCCCATCAgactcatttttattttatacaggTTTTAGAAGAATTCAGTCACACGCATACagcataaaacaaaaatcgtGAGAAACTGTAGCATCTCTGAATGCAAAGAAGTAACAGCCAGACTAAACCATCTAGACAAGAGTTTGGTCTCCTTTGACTCTGGGTAACACCCAAATAAAGGAAAAACGAATCAAGAAACATACTAGGGGAAAAGAAGAAGCAGGCCTAAGAAGAGAAGGCCTTTGCACTTGCAAACCAGTCAATAGTCTGAAAAGCATCTTGACAAGAGCTTGGTATCCTTTCACATTTGGTAGCCCCAATATCTAAGAAAAATATGATCACAGAAAAAGCCGCAAGAAACATAATGAGGAGAAAGAAGAAGCAGCCCTACAATGAGGTCTTTGCACTCGCAAATTAGCCAACAGtgtgatttttttcttgatacaAACATGCCATGAATTTCATTACCTTTAACAGGGTTCCGGATCATATCAAAGCACTTAGGGATGGGAAACGACAACTgggttataattaattttgaaagatgcATCAGCATCAGGACACAATCCAGAAGTTGAAAGAATGAAAACAGTGATCCCCCACTAATCATATTTGAGCACACACGCAGAAAGTTATCCtatgtttgatatatattcaGCACCCCAATTGTCATAATTGAGCACATATGTACACAGAGGTAACATATAGTTGACAAATACCTCCAAAAGTTATGGAAGATTCTTACTGGATTCCGTGTTGAACATGGTGTGACAGAGGTATTGTGATGACCAAGTTCTTCCTTGATGGCATGACCATTTTCAGAAGCATCTAGttcatttaaaatcatatcattattttctattattgatTAGACTAGGCTAGGTAATCACTTGGTGTCTTTTAGATACAAGATCAATTCCAGAATACAGATAATCCTTCACGAGTGAACTTTCAGAAGCAACTATCCACACAACATCTCACTAATCTAAACATTTTTCGAAGGTAATGTGTTACTAAAGGAGCAACAGGAACCTTTAATGATACAGATAACCAGGACGGAAAAGGAGGCATCAATCTATGGCACTATACCAGTATACCTAAACAATATATCaaggataaatatataattaagggGATATTGTGGCAGTGTTTCCATTTACAGCCAAAACATTTCAG
The window above is part of the Sesamum indicum cultivar Zhongzhi No. 13 linkage group LG2, S_indicum_v1.0, whole genome shotgun sequence genome. Proteins encoded here:
- the LOC105155972 gene encoding uncharacterized protein LOC105155972 — translated: MAASSPAKSSAAAIDCATAGAIPSSSNASKSLRGLNKPKCIKCGNVARSRCPYQSCKNCCAKAQNPCHIHVLKGNSSFPDKPPSSSSPLFDQQATDVSHSGNSHRLRQLSNNFAQFSNLQTPLRSRKPLTKKDAQVINEWRFLKLKGFKDGNVEAESEAFDRYMQNVALLEEVFLMNSAPDDQIQEGPSFGVNSRSDGEDTERIIHGLKLKLRSSSVRTDNFRKRIQYIVDQGLRKLGKPELIDGTGDLSDGEGQARPAKKTKSLPGDRAMAIRDVSDKLNKARNEEDLKGCWEMASEIFRWDAKLSQTEPGEFLISREINAKHDASTDQESSLFPPKWVSPATIDQEAFSRIDAQFSSLEEIEDL